In a genomic window of Gloeocapsopsis dulcis:
- a CDS encoding RNA-guided endonuclease InsQ/TnpB family protein, which yields MHRLWGRKISDLAFGEFLQILEWVSKKKGKQVVYIVRWYPSSKTCSCCGHILESLDLSIRRWRCPSCQVENDRDENASVNIKMVGASTIRLGDVRQPLAAISV from the coding sequence ATGCATCGGCTTTGGGGTCGTAAAATTTCTGACCTAGCGTTTGGAGAATTTCTGCAAATCTTAGAATGGGTCAGCAAGAAAAAAGGTAAACAAGTAGTATATATCGTCCGTTGGTATCCTAGCTCTAAAACCTGTAGCTGCTGCGGACATATTTTAGAATCCCTGGACTTGTCTATTAGACGCTGGCGTTGTCCGTCATGCCAAGTAGAAAATGACCGAGATGAAAACGCCAGTGTAAATATCAAAATGGTTGGGGCTTCAACCATAAGGTTAGGAGATGTCAGACAGCCCTTGGCTGCAATCTCTGTTTGA
- a CDS encoding CsbD family protein — MSVENRAEAVAKNVEGKLQEAVSEITGDPKDKVEGQAKQEEAATIHTIEDAKDAVKDTIDKV, encoded by the coding sequence ATGAGCGTTGAAAACCGGGCAGAAGCCGTTGCTAAGAATGTAGAAGGAAAACTTCAAGAAGCTGTGAGTGAAATCACAGGCGATCCTAAAGACAAAGTAGAAGGTCAAGCAAAGCAAGAGGAAGCTGCAACCATACACACAATTGAAGACGCTAAAGATGCAGTGAAGGATACAATTGATAAAGTATAA
- the lpdA gene encoding dihydrolipoyl dehydrogenase — MNQEFDYDLVIIGAGVGGHGAALHAVSCGLKTAIVEAADMGGTCVNRGCIPSKALLAAAGRVRELRNAHHLKALGIQVGNVEFDRAAIANHANNLVSKIQGDLTNSLKRLGVDIIRGWGKVAGQQKVTITTDSSEKTVTAKDIILSPGSIPFVPPGIEVDGKTVFTSDQGVKLESLPDWVAIIGSGYIGLEFSDVYSALGCEITMVEALDQLMPGFDRDIAKLAERILITPRDIETYVGVYAKRVIPGTPVVIELANFKTKEDVDVIEVDACLVATGRIPVTQNLGLESVGVELDRRNFISVDDRMAVLSAGEPVPHLWAIGDANGKMMLAHAASAQGIVAVENICGRHQEIDYRSIPAAAFTHPEISYVGMTETAAKDLGKEQGFEVGAVRTYFKGNSKALAEGEADGIAKVVYRKDTGEVLGVHIMGMHASDLIHEASAAIANRQSVHSLAHLVHAHPTLSEVLDEAYKRAIAS; from the coding sequence GTGAATCAGGAGTTTGATTACGATTTAGTCATTATTGGCGCTGGAGTTGGCGGACATGGTGCTGCTTTACACGCGGTCAGTTGTGGATTGAAAACCGCGATCGTGGAAGCAGCAGATATGGGTGGAACCTGCGTCAACCGAGGTTGTATTCCCTCAAAAGCACTACTTGCTGCTGCTGGTCGCGTGCGAGAATTACGCAATGCCCATCATCTCAAAGCTTTGGGAATTCAGGTTGGAAATGTTGAGTTTGACCGTGCTGCGATCGCTAATCATGCAAACAACTTAGTCAGCAAAATTCAAGGCGACTTGACAAATAGCCTCAAACGTCTAGGCGTTGATATCATTCGAGGTTGGGGTAAAGTCGCAGGACAACAGAAAGTGACTATCACAACCGACAGTAGTGAAAAAACTGTTACAGCCAAAGATATTATTCTTTCTCCTGGTTCTATCCCGTTTGTTCCGCCAGGTATTGAAGTAGACGGTAAAACTGTATTTACGAGCGATCAAGGTGTCAAGCTAGAATCACTTCCCGACTGGGTGGCAATTATCGGTAGCGGCTATATTGGGCTAGAGTTTTCTGATGTCTACTCCGCACTAGGCTGTGAAATTACAATGGTTGAAGCTTTGGATCAACTGATGCCAGGGTTTGACCGCGATATTGCTAAACTAGCAGAACGCATCTTAATTACACCCCGTGATATTGAAACATATGTAGGAGTCTACGCGAAGCGAGTTATTCCTGGAACTCCAGTGGTGATTGAACTAGCAAACTTCAAAACCAAAGAAGATGTGGATGTCATTGAGGTAGATGCTTGCTTGGTTGCTACCGGACGCATTCCAGTCACGCAAAACCTTGGTTTAGAATCTGTTGGCGTCGAACTCGATCGCCGTAACTTTATTTCTGTAGACGATCGCATGGCAGTATTATCTGCAGGTGAACCTGTCCCGCATTTGTGGGCAATTGGTGATGCTAACGGCAAAATGATGTTAGCTCATGCGGCTTCTGCACAAGGTATTGTTGCCGTTGAAAATATCTGCGGACGACACCAAGAAATTGATTATCGCAGTATCCCCGCCGCTGCGTTTACCCATCCCGAAATTAGCTATGTGGGAATGACGGAAACTGCAGCAAAAGATCTGGGTAAAGAACAAGGATTTGAAGTGGGTGCAGTCCGAACTTACTTCAAAGGTAATTCCAAAGCCCTCGCTGAAGGTGAAGCCGACGGTATCGCCAAAGTTGTCTATCGCAAAGACACTGGTGAAGTTCTCGGAGTACACATCATGGGAATGCACGCTTCGGACTTAATTCATGAAGCTTCTGCGGCAATCGCCAACCGTCAATCTGTCCACTCCTTAGCCCATCTCGTCCACGCCCACCCCACACTGTCTGAAGTTCTAGATGAAGCCTATAAGCGGGCGATCGCGTCTTAA
- a CDS encoding class I fructose-bisphosphate aldolase — MTATLSAPESIESWLGEEAEDLLNHKAKVSKDLLHLPGSDFVDRIFTISDRSPQVLRSLQQLYSYGRLANTGYLSILPVDQGIEHSAGASFASNPIYFDPENIVKLAIESGCNAVATTLGVLGSVSRKYAHKIPFIAKLNHNELLTYPNQFDQVMFASVEQAWNLGAVAVGATIYFGSEQSTRQIQEVSEAFAHAHELGMVTVLWCYLRNNAFKQDKDYHISADLTGQANHLGVTIEADIVKQKLPDNNHGYAAVAQATGKSYGKTSDRMYTDLVTDHPIDLTRYQVLNSYCGRAGLINSGGASGKNDFAEAIRTAVINKRAGGSGLISGRKTFQRPFEDGVKLFHAIQDIYLSSEVTIA, encoded by the coding sequence ATGACGGCAACACTATCTGCACCAGAATCAATTGAGTCTTGGCTAGGTGAAGAAGCAGAAGATTTGCTCAACCATAAAGCAAAAGTGTCTAAAGATTTGCTGCACTTACCAGGATCGGATTTTGTTGATCGGATTTTTACGATTAGCGATCGCTCACCGCAAGTATTGCGCAGTCTGCAACAACTTTACTCCTATGGTCGTTTAGCAAATACTGGCTATCTTTCAATCCTGCCAGTAGATCAAGGGATCGAACACTCCGCAGGGGCTTCGTTTGCGTCTAACCCGATTTATTTCGATCCAGAAAATATCGTTAAATTGGCAATCGAGTCAGGTTGTAACGCAGTTGCGACAACTTTGGGAGTTTTAGGCAGTGTTTCGCGGAAGTATGCTCACAAAATTCCCTTTATTGCCAAACTCAACCACAACGAATTGCTGACATATCCGAACCAATTCGATCAAGTGATGTTTGCATCGGTTGAACAAGCTTGGAATTTGGGTGCTGTTGCAGTTGGTGCAACTATTTATTTTGGATCTGAACAATCAACACGGCAAATTCAAGAAGTAAGTGAAGCTTTTGCCCACGCCCACGAACTTGGTATGGTAACAGTTCTGTGGTGCTATTTGCGGAATAATGCCTTCAAGCAAGACAAAGACTACCATATCTCAGCAGATCTCACCGGACAAGCTAATCACTTGGGTGTGACGATTGAAGCTGATATTGTCAAACAGAAACTACCAGACAATAATCATGGCTATGCCGCAGTTGCCCAAGCAACAGGGAAAAGCTACGGTAAAACCAGCGATCGCATGTACACTGATTTAGTTACAGACCATCCAATTGATCTGACGCGCTATCAAGTCTTGAATTCTTATTGCGGACGTGCTGGGTTGATTAATTCGGGTGGTGCTTCGGGTAAAAATGACTTTGCTGAAGCAATTCGCACAGCAGTTATTAACAAACGCGCTGGTGGTTCCGGTTTAATTTCTGGACGCAAGACATTCCAGCGTCCTTTTGAAGACGGTGTAAAACTGTTTCATGCAATTCAGGATATTTATCTGTCCTCAGAAGTGACGATCGCTTAA
- a CDS encoding aldo/keto reductase, whose translation MVEESGTPQKKSLDWQRREFLQRAGIIGAGGAIAYFIWQKQQNTSATTQSQVVNAREDLGTIPRRMLGKTGVEVSALALGGAHLGHVKDDQVAVRIVQEAVDAGVNFLDNAWEYGKGRCEELMGQALQGGRRDKAFLMTKVCTHGRDARVAMQQLEQSLQRLKTDYIDLWQIHEVIYDNEPELHFAKGGVIEALEQAKQQGKVRFIGFTGHKDPAIHLKMLAYNYPFDTCQLPLNCFDASFRSFEQEVLSELNRQQIAAIGMKSLGGNGDALKKGIVTVEEALRYAMSLPVASTVSGIDSLAVLDQNLRIASNFQPMSAEEMQAVRDRYASYAADGRFELYKTSKKYDGRPGREQHGFPLPQQLKL comes from the coding sequence ATGGTAGAAGAATCAGGAACACCACAAAAGAAATCACTTGATTGGCAACGGCGCGAATTTCTGCAACGTGCAGGCATTATTGGTGCTGGAGGCGCGATCGCTTATTTTATTTGGCAAAAACAACAGAATACCTCAGCGACAACACAAAGCCAAGTAGTTAATGCACGCGAGGATCTTGGTACGATCCCACGACGGATGTTAGGTAAAACAGGGGTAGAAGTCTCTGCCTTGGCATTAGGAGGCGCACACCTGGGTCATGTCAAAGACGATCAAGTTGCGGTGCGGATTGTTCAAGAAGCGGTTGACGCTGGTGTGAATTTTTTAGATAACGCTTGGGAGTATGGTAAGGGTCGCTGTGAAGAATTGATGGGTCAAGCGCTGCAAGGAGGAAGGCGCGACAAAGCGTTTTTAATGACGAAAGTTTGTACGCACGGACGAGATGCGCGTGTGGCAATGCAGCAGTTAGAACAATCTTTACAACGATTGAAAACAGATTATATTGATCTGTGGCAAATTCATGAAGTGATTTATGACAACGAACCTGAATTACATTTTGCCAAAGGCGGCGTGATTGAAGCACTAGAGCAAGCAAAACAACAGGGAAAAGTCCGATTTATTGGTTTTACAGGTCATAAAGACCCCGCAATTCATCTCAAAATGCTGGCGTACAACTACCCTTTTGATACTTGCCAGTTACCCTTAAATTGTTTTGATGCTAGCTTTCGGAGTTTTGAGCAAGAAGTGCTATCAGAACTTAATCGACAGCAAATTGCGGCAATTGGGATGAAGAGTTTGGGTGGCAATGGCGACGCATTGAAAAAAGGAATCGTTACAGTAGAAGAAGCACTCCGCTACGCCATGAGTCTCCCTGTAGCAAGTACTGTTAGTGGCATTGATTCTTTAGCGGTGCTGGATCAGAACCTACGCATTGCTAGTAACTTTCAGCCCATGAGTGCAGAGGAAATGCAAGCCGTACGCGATCGCTATGCTAGTTATGCCGCAGATGGACGCTTTGAACTGTACAAAACATCAAAAAAATATGATGGCAGACCAGGTAGAGAACAGCACGGATTTCCGCTACCACAGCAATTAAAACTTTAG
- a CDS encoding GDSL-type esterase/lipase family protein translates to MAFIQGTPKNDNLTGSSFADTIYGYSGNDKISGYSGNDTLYGGSGDDTLYGGSGNDRLYGGSGNDTASYRQATQGIVANLKKGIVVTPIFDPSSQPKIMPLGDSITKGEHRVDPTPGTYRIQLWNNVSADGLKIDFVGSQFNGPPSLGDKNHEGHGGWTIDEITNLVNRGILKTYQPDIVLLMIGTNDALGRSSLKEMYNDLSYLIDRIAQQSANTQILVSSIAPIDASVRSETAANLAKDFNALLPGLVERKVAQGKNISFVNAGGSLKLSDLTADGIHPRRQGYDKLGNAWYDALVDRDTLTGIENVTGSRFADKLIGNGAANVLQGNAGNDTLIGGFGNDTLIGGSGYDRFVFNFPAEGVDVIKDFNPNFDKIAVSQAGFGGGLSLGTITSKEFRVAASAQNSSDRFIYNRNNGNLFFDVDGTGNTNAIQIAQLIGEPNITRNNIVVI, encoded by the coding sequence TACGGTTATTCTGGAAATGACAAAATCTCCGGTTATTCTGGCAACGATACGCTCTATGGCGGTAGTGGAGACGATACGCTTTACGGCGGTAGTGGTAACGATCGCCTTTATGGTGGTAGTGGCAACGATACAGCAAGCTATCGCCAAGCAACTCAGGGTATAGTTGCTAATCTCAAAAAAGGTATTGTTGTAACACCTATATTTGATCCATCAAGTCAACCCAAAATTATGCCTTTGGGTGACTCAATTACCAAAGGAGAACACCGAGTTGACCCTACTCCTGGAACTTACCGAATTCAACTGTGGAACAATGTATCGGCTGATGGTTTGAAAATCGACTTTGTTGGTTCGCAGTTTAATGGTCCTCCAAGCCTTGGTGACAAAAACCACGAAGGACACGGTGGTTGGACAATCGATGAAATCACCAATTTAGTCAATAGAGGAATTCTCAAAACCTACCAACCTGATATTGTGTTACTCATGATCGGGACAAATGATGCTTTAGGTCGTAGTAGTTTGAAAGAAATGTACAACGATTTAAGCTACTTAATCGACCGCATTGCTCAGCAATCAGCAAATACTCAGATACTTGTTTCCTCCATTGCTCCAATTGATGCTAGTGTTCGCAGCGAAACTGCTGCTAACCTTGCCAAAGATTTTAATGCTCTTCTGCCTGGCTTAGTTGAGCGCAAAGTTGCGCAGGGCAAGAACATTAGCTTTGTCAATGCGGGAGGTAGTCTGAAACTAAGTGACTTAACTGCCGATGGCATTCATCCACGCCGTCAAGGCTACGATAAACTGGGAAACGCTTGGTACGATGCACTGGTTGACCGCGATACTCTGACGGGGATAGAAAATGTTACAGGATCGAGATTTGCTGATAAGTTAATCGGCAATGGTGCTGCCAATGTTCTGCAAGGGAATGCTGGTAACGATACACTCATTGGTGGGTTTGGTAATGATACGTTAATTGGTGGTTCTGGTTACGATCGCTTTGTGTTTAATTTCCCTGCTGAAGGAGTTGATGTGATTAAAGACTTTAATCCCAACTTCGATAAGATTGCAGTTTCTCAAGCGGGTTTCGGTGGTGGGCTTTCGCTGGGTACTATTACAAGCAAAGAGTTTCGAGTAGCAGCATCTGCACAAAATTCGAGCGATCGCTTCATTTACAACCGCAATAACGGTAATTTGTTCTTTGACGTTGATGGTACAGGTAACACAAACGCCATCCAAATTGCCCAACTGATTGGCGAACCAAATATTACGCGTAACAATATTGTTGTTATCTAG